One window of the Chlorogloeopsis sp. ULAP01 genome contains the following:
- a CDS encoding NYN domain-containing protein: MTIANFNKKNNQNQGWKQQPLYQEPNLLETSFQDDNIEMPDISSEESICNVSNRGRVVVLIDGSNLFYAALQLGIEIDYSKLLCHLAKGGKLLRAFFYTGVDRTNEKQQGFLLWMRRNGYRVVTKDVVQFPDGSKKANLEVELAVDMMTLAPYCDTVVLVSGDGDLAYAVNAVSYKGVRVEVVSLRSMTSESLINVADCFIDIDSIKEEIQKASHSHSQVSYM; this comes from the coding sequence ATGACTATTGCTAATTTTAACAAAAAAAACAATCAAAATCAAGGATGGAAACAGCAACCGCTATATCAAGAACCAAATTTGCTTGAAACGAGTTTTCAAGATGACAACATCGAAATGCCAGATATTTCTAGTGAAGAATCGATTTGCAATGTCTCAAATCGCGGTCGAGTAGTTGTTCTGATTGATGGTTCAAACTTATTTTATGCGGCTTTGCAACTAGGTATTGAAATTGATTATTCAAAATTACTTTGCCATCTAGCAAAAGGTGGCAAACTTTTGCGTGCTTTCTTCTACACTGGAGTGGATCGCACCAATGAAAAACAGCAGGGTTTTCTATTATGGATGCGTCGTAATGGTTATCGTGTAGTCACCAAAGATGTAGTGCAATTTCCTGATGGTTCTAAAAAAGCCAATTTGGAAGTGGAACTTGCTGTAGATATGATGACTTTAGCTCCCTACTGCGATACTGTGGTTTTAGTGAGCGGGGATGGAGACCTTGCTTATGCTGTTAACGCTGTCTCCTACAAAGGAGTAAGGGTAGAGGTTGTCAGTTTGCGTTCTATGACTAGCGAAAGCTTGATTAATGTTGCTGATTGCTTCATTGACATCGACAGTATTAAAGAAGAAATTCAAAAGGCTTCCCATTCCCATTCTCAGGTTAGCTATATGTAG